One genomic window of Solanum dulcamara chromosome 12, daSolDulc1.2, whole genome shotgun sequence includes the following:
- the LOC129876479 gene encoding organ-specific protein S2-like, with product MKSPIALILLFTLALYTNARKDRGEYWREVMKDEPMPKAIQHLMPRSHREKSDCHKSSFEPRPNVSSYHDDDVGVKQERDFEPKSNASSYHDDNVGLKQKKVFEPRPNLSSYHDDDADLKQEKEFDPRPNVSVYHD from the exons ATGAAATCACCTATTGCTCTCATCCTGCTCTTTACACTTGCCCTG TACACGAATGCAAGAAAAGACCGTGGAgaatattggagagaggtgatgaAAGATGAGCCAATGCCCAAAGCAATCCAACATCTTATGCCTCGATCACATAGAGAGAAAAGTGATTGTCACAAATCATCTTTCGAGCCAAGGCCAAATGTATCTAGTTATCATGATGATGACGTTGGTGTCAAACAAGAAAGAGATTTCGAGCCAAAGTCAAATGCATCTAGTTATCATGATGACAATGTTGgtctcaaacaaaaaaaagtttttgagcCAAGACCAAATTTATCTAGTTATCATGACGATGATGCTGATctcaaacaagaaaaagaatttGATCCAAGGCCAAATGTTTCAGTGTACCATGATTGA
- the LOC129876478 gene encoding organ-specific protein S2-like — protein MKSPIALILIFSLALYTDARKDPGEYWREVMKDEPMPKAIQHLMPRSHKEKSDCHKSSFGPRPNASSYHADDVGVKQERDFEPRPNASSYHDDDVGVKQERDFEPRPNASSYHDDDFGVKKEKDFEPRPNLSTYHDGDIGVKQEKDFESKLNIIGYHNDDAGLK, from the exons ATGAAATCGCCTATTGCTCTCATCCTAATTTTTTCTCTTGCCCTG TACACGGATGCAAGAAAAGACCCTGGAgaatattggagagaggtgatgaAAGATGAGCCAATGCCTAAAGCAATTCAACATCTTATGCCTCGATCACATAAAGAGAAAAGTGATTGTCACAAATCATCTTTCGGGCCAAGGCCAAATGCATCTAGTTATCATGCTGACGACGTTGGTGTCAAACAAGAAAGAGATTTCGAGCCAAGGCCAAATGCATCTAGTTATCATGATGATGACGTTGGTGTCAAACAAGAAAGAGATTTCGAGCCAAGGCCAAATGCATCTAGTTATCATGATGATGACTTTGgtgtcaaaaaagaaaaagattttgagCCAAGACCAAATTTATCTACTTATCATGATGGTGACATTGGTGTCAAACAAGAAAAAGATTTTGAGTCAAAGCTAAATATAATTGGTTACCATAATGATGACGCTGGTctcaaataa